In Chanodichthys erythropterus isolate Z2021 chromosome 9, ASM2448905v1, whole genome shotgun sequence, a genomic segment contains:
- the LOC137027419 gene encoding thyrotropin-releasing hormone receptor, translated as MGNTTMDNSTLTHPDRNSSMPENSLEVQLVTISLSLLICGVGIAGNVMVVLVVIRTKHMMTATNCYLVSLAVADLTVLLAAGLPNISEVVASWIYGYAGCVCITYLQYLGINVSSCSITAFTIERYIAICHSIKAQFICTVSRAKKIIACVWLFTSLYCIMWFFLVDTNETVYANGVVVRCGYRVSRNLYMPIYFLDFTLFYVVPLVVALVLYGLIARILFQDPLPMNLSEQRFSVHQGRRQSSVKVSCKTNSATSRKQVTKMLAVVVVLFTLLWMPYRTLVVVNSLMDPPYLNTWFLLFCRMCIYTNSAVNPIIYNAMSQKFRAAFKRLCECKRRSDQGRAGKCTVSVYYSVIKEFSGENNAQRAEKKHDGMKTDTLDLSTLMSGASDS; from the exons ATGGGAAACACCACGATGGATAACAGCACCTTGACACATCCCGATAGAAACTCCTCAATGCCGGAGAACTCGCTGGAGGTTCAGCTGGTCACCATATCTCTGTCGCTGCTGATCTGTGGGGTGGGAATCGCTGGGAACGTCATGGTGGTTTTGGTGGTGATCCGTACCAAGCATATGATGACTGCAACCAACTGTTACCTGGTGAGTCTGGCAGTGGCCGATCTGACAGTTCTGCTGGCCGCCGGCTTGCCCAACATCTCCGAGGTCGTGGCTTCGTGGATCTACGGCTACGCCGGCTGCGTTTGCATCACGTACCTGCAGTACCTGGGCATCAACGTCTCGTCTTGCTCCATCACAGCCTTCACCATCGAGCGCTACATCGCCATCTGCCACTCCATCAAAGCCCAGTTCATCTGCACCGTGTCACGAGCCAAGAAGATCATCGCCTGCGTTTGGCTCTTCACGTCTCTGTACTGCATCATGTGGTTCTTCCTGGTGGACACAAATGAGACGGTTTATGCTAATGGCGTCGTGGTCCGGTGTGGATATCGGGTGTCCAGGAACCTCTATATGCCCATATACTTCCTGGACTTTACCTTGTTTTATGTCGTTCCTCTCGTCGTGGCTTTGGTTCTGTACGGTCTGATCGCTAGGATTTTGTTTCAGGACCCACTGCCGATGAATCTGTCAGAGCAGAGGTTCTCCGTCCATCAGGGCCGACGGCAGAGTTCAGTGAAGGTGTCCTGTAAAACAAACAGTGCGACATCCAGAAAACAG GTCACAAAGATGCTGGCGGTGGTGGTGGTTCTGTTCACTCTCCTCTGGATGCCGTACCGGACTCTGGTGGTGGTGAATTCCCTCATGGACCCGCCGTATCTCAACACCTGGTTCCTGCTCTTCTGTCGCATGTGCATTTACACCAACAGCGCTGTCAACCCCATCATCTACAACGCCATGTCGCAGAAGTTCCGCGCTGCTTTTAAGAGGCTCTGCGAGTGTAAACGCAGGTCAGATCAGGGCCGAGCTGGAAAATGCACCGTAAGTGTTTACTACAGCGTCATAAAAGAATTCTCCGGTGAAAACAACGCACAGAGAGCAGAGAAGAAACACGATGGTATGAAGACAGACACGCTTGATCTGAGCACATTAATGTCAGGAGCCTCTGATTCATGa